Proteins encoded within one genomic window of Borrelia parkeri:
- a CDS encoding response regulator produces the protein MQKRILVIDDNRAIRQSVAYILEQNGFGVSEAQDGLEGVSKFKEAVGQSDKDFDLIITDINMPNLDGIGVIKQIREFGSFVPILVLTTESEQSKVDEGRKAGATGWLVKPFNPDTLMQTISKIF, from the coding sequence ATGCAAAAAAGGATTTTGGTTATAGATGACAATAGGGCCATTAGGCAAAGTGTTGCTTACATTTTAGAGCAGAATGGTTTTGGAGTTTCTGAGGCCCAAGATGGGTTAGAGGGTGTATCTAAGTTTAAGGAAGCCGTTGGACAGAGTGATAAAGATTTTGATCTAATTATTACGGATATCAATATGCCTAACTTGGATGGAATAGGGGTTATTAAACAGATAAGGGAGTTTGGAAGTTTTGTTCCAATACTTGTTTTAACTACTGAATCTGAGCAGTCAAAAGTTGATGAGGGGCGTAAAGCTGGTGCTACTGGTTGGCTTGTTAAACCTTTCAATCCCGACACTCTTATGCAAACAATATCAAAAATATTTTAG
- a CDS encoding Sapep family Mn(2+)-dependent dipeptidase, whose amino-acid sequence MDFKLEKQFYFHLGELVKFNSVNASALKNRPFGEQIDLCLDKVLEIAKDIGFKVYRDRDGYYGFADIGQGDELIGILAHIDIVDAGNVSNWHSNPFKLDFRDGKIYARGVLDDKGPLMAVLYAFKLLVLEGIFFNKRFRVIFGTDEEVAWRCIEQYKIKEEIPDFAFTPDGDFPVVNAEKGLLQFDVISDEKFFMDFEIGTGYNVIPDECFFELGNFNKDDFRILLDSFGGKIRYKFFENNVLIHGISAHASLPELGVNIAPYALKIIKSLGVQADFINFFEDKISFTINGEKLFGKVLEDSKSGQLTLCLTKVKLSKTSNQILSFDMRYPVICRREELVDLIKRTLNLYSLNYHEVSFLDPLYVDSDSKFIESLIEVYKAFTGESNVTPIAIGGATYSRALKNCVAFGPLFKGSDNTAHKTNEYIDESELMNLVLIYKDAIKSLNT is encoded by the coding sequence ATGGATTTTAAGTTAGAAAAACAATTTTATTTCCATTTAGGAGAGTTAGTAAAATTTAATAGTGTTAACGCTTCTGCTTTGAAAAATAGGCCTTTTGGGGAACAAATTGATTTATGTTTAGATAAAGTTTTGGAAATAGCTAAAGATATTGGTTTTAAAGTTTATAGGGATCGGGATGGATATTATGGTTTTGCTGATATAGGGCAGGGTGATGAACTTATAGGTATTTTGGCCCACATTGATATTGTTGATGCTGGCAATGTGTCTAATTGGCATTCAAATCCTTTTAAACTTGATTTTAGAGATGGCAAAATATATGCTAGGGGTGTTCTAGATGATAAGGGGCCTTTGATGGCTGTTCTTTATGCTTTTAAATTATTAGTCTTAGAGGGGATTTTTTTTAATAAAAGGTTTAGGGTAATTTTTGGAACAGATGAAGAGGTGGCATGGCGTTGTATTGAGCAATATAAAATTAAGGAAGAGATTCCTGATTTTGCTTTTACACCTGATGGTGATTTTCCTGTTGTTAATGCTGAGAAAGGGTTATTGCAATTCGATGTTATTAGTGATGAGAAATTTTTTATGGATTTTGAGATTGGAACTGGATATAATGTGATTCCTGATGAGTGTTTTTTTGAGCTTGGTAATTTTAATAAAGATGATTTTAGAATTTTACTTGATAGTTTTGGTGGTAAGATTAGATATAAATTTTTTGAGAACAATGTTTTAATTCATGGAATTTCTGCCCATGCTTCATTACCTGAGCTTGGTGTTAATATTGCTCCTTATGCATTAAAGATTATTAAATCTTTAGGTGTACAAGCCGATTTTATTAACTTTTTTGAAGATAAGATCAGTTTTACTATTAATGGTGAGAAACTATTCGGTAAAGTTTTAGAAGATTCGAAATCTGGACAACTTACTCTTTGCTTGACAAAGGTTAAATTGTCTAAGACATCTAATCAAATTTTATCTTTTGATATGAGATATCCTGTAATTTGTAGACGAGAAGAACTAGTGGATTTGATAAAAAGAACTTTAAATTTATATTCTTTAAATTATCATGAAGTTTCTTTTCTTGATCCTCTTTATGTTGATTCTGATTCAAAGTTTATTGAGTCTTTGATTGAAGTTTATAAAGCCTTTACAGGAGAGAGTAATGTTACTCCTATTGCTATTGGTGGTGCAACTTATTCTAGAGCTTTAAAAAATTGTGTTGCTTTTGGTCCATTATTTAAAGGCTCAGATAATACAGCTCATAAAACCAATGAGTATATTGATGAGAGTGAACTTATGAATCTTGTTTTAATTTATAAGGATGCTATTAAGAGCCTTAATACTTAA
- the pyrH gene encoding UMP kinase, protein MLKIISLGGGIINPDKINIEYIKNLKNLIFKWVQEDNRRKIILITGGGKTAREYQDAYKQINPKFKNHELDEIGIMATKLNAELISKAMQPFCIDNIVSDPTQDFHFKGQIVVASGWKSGFSTDYITVKFAEKLKADEIINLTNVNQIYDKDPKKFDDAKGLSNITWNELQNIVGKHWDPGSNLPFDPIATKLALKLGIKAYILNGTDLQNLKKVFDKNDDFLGTIVVK, encoded by the coding sequence ATGCTAAAAATAATTAGCCTTGGGGGTGGAATAATCAATCCTGACAAAATTAACATAGAATATATTAAAAATCTTAAAAATCTTATTTTCAAATGGGTACAAGAAGATAATAGGAGAAAAATTATCTTAATTACAGGAGGAGGAAAAACAGCAAGAGAATATCAAGATGCCTATAAACAAATTAATCCTAAGTTTAAAAATCATGAACTTGATGAGATTGGAATAATGGCAACCAAACTAAATGCCGAACTTATCAGCAAAGCAATGCAACCATTCTGCATTGACAATATTGTAAGCGATCCAACTCAAGATTTTCATTTTAAAGGACAAATAGTAGTTGCATCAGGATGGAAATCAGGATTTTCAACAGATTATATTACTGTAAAGTTTGCCGAAAAACTTAAAGCAGATGAAATAATTAATTTAACCAATGTAAATCAAATTTATGATAAAGATCCAAAAAAATTTGATGATGCAAAAGGATTAAGCAATATTACTTGGAATGAATTACAAAATATTGTTGGAAAACACTGGGATCCTGGTTCAAATTTACCGTTTGACCCAATAGCAACAAAACTAGCACTAAAGCTTGGTATCAAAGCTTACATATTAAATGGAACTGATCTTCAAAACTTAAAGAAAGTCTTTGATAAAAATGATGATTTTTTAGGAACTATTGTAGTAAAATAA
- a CDS encoding glycosyltransferase family 2 protein: MCKYKVSVIICFFNSDSTLEVMIKSALNQTLRDKEIILVNDGSYDNSLKIAQKYADQYDCVKIINQKNLGIAASRNNGLEKAEGEYIIYWDSDDSVENTMLEVLYNRAKADNSDVVCSQFYVYFIARNIKRRSALPFPNYPITGEEAFKNLLLTVFASFSKKNFVVGTLWDKLIRRDLIVKNDIIVNDVILEDIVFMLNVFLKANKVSFVNNYFYTNFQWMRSASSSINVISKVFLSLKVVESFLKEEGIFEKYFEYYKRFYLQLYYYISFKQIYIIGWHIKDRLVYKAHKAKLISVLNEVQNSKEFQIYYASLKGARFSEFQILPKIMLKVWHLSSRLYVNFSLFIYKSFLKN; encoded by the coding sequence ATGTGTAAGTACAAGGTCTCTGTGATTATTTGTTTTTTTAATTCTGATAGTACCCTTGAAGTTATGATAAAGAGTGCTCTTAATCAAACATTAAGAGATAAAGAAATTATACTTGTGAATGATGGTTCTTACGATAATAGTTTAAAGATAGCTCAAAAATATGCTGATCAGTATGATTGTGTGAAAATTATTAATCAAAAAAATCTAGGAATAGCTGCCTCTAGGAATAATGGTCTTGAAAAGGCAGAAGGAGAATATATAATTTACTGGGATAGTGATGATTCTGTTGAGAATACTATGCTTGAGGTATTGTATAATAGGGCAAAGGCCGATAATTCAGATGTTGTTTGTTCTCAATTTTACGTTTACTTTATTGCAAGAAATATTAAAAGAAGATCTGCACTTCCTTTTCCAAATTATCCAATAACTGGGGAAGAGGCTTTTAAAAATTTATTATTAACTGTTTTTGCTAGCTTTTCTAAGAAAAATTTTGTTGTGGGTACATTGTGGGATAAGCTGATTCGAAGAGATTTAATTGTAAAAAATGATATCATAGTAAATGATGTAATATTAGAAGATATAGTGTTCATGCTTAATGTTTTTTTAAAGGCAAATAAAGTTTCTTTTGTAAATAATTATTTTTATACTAACTTTCAATGGATGAGAAGTGCCAGTTCATCAATTAATGTAATTAGTAAGGTTTTTTTATCACTTAAGGTTGTGGAAAGTTTTTTAAAGGAAGAAGGAATTTTTGAGAAGTATTTTGAATATTATAAAAGATTTTATTTGCAGCTTTATTATTATATTTCTTTTAAGCAGATTTATATTATAGGTTGGCACATTAAAGATCGACTTGTTTATAAGGCGCATAAAGCAAAACTTATTTCTGTTCTTAATGAGGTTCAAAATTCTAAAGAGTTTCAAATTTATTATGCAAGTCTTAAGGGAGCTAGGTTTAGCGAGTTTCAGATTTTGCCAAAAATTATGTTGAAAGTTTGGCATCTTAGCTCGAGACTTTATGTTAATTTTTCTCTATTTATTTATAAATCTTTTTTGAAAAATTAG
- a CDS encoding ATP-binding cassette domain-containing protein: MKIEFIDVSFSYSKIKVYSDLNLAFSKPQTYLILGKNGMGKTTLLKLISGLLNPLKGEVLFNSLKVFPRNPLNLVNLFFVPEEFDLPSVSLNDYYRSLCKFYPNFSEKDFKEYLLKFEIDINLKFGASSYGQRKKSIIAFSLATDVPILIFDEPTNGLDIASKNVFRDIISNVKNKIVFVTGHNVRDLVDIVDHLTIIGNNNILFSNSVSYINNNYKVKIVDKLEGEELYYEKVKGGFKVLYFESGFCDGNVDLEFFFLYITSNKLKDLVNV; this comes from the coding sequence TTGAAAATAGAATTTATAGATGTTTCATTTTCTTATAGTAAGATCAAAGTTTATTCAGACTTGAATTTAGCTTTTTCAAAGCCACAGACTTACTTGATTCTTGGCAAGAACGGAATGGGAAAAACTACTTTACTTAAGCTTATTAGTGGGCTTTTAAACCCATTAAAAGGAGAAGTTTTATTTAATTCTTTAAAAGTTTTTCCAAGAAATCCTTTAAATTTAGTAAATTTATTTTTTGTGCCTGAAGAATTTGATTTACCCAGTGTTTCTTTAAATGATTATTATAGGTCTTTGTGTAAGTTTTATCCAAATTTTAGTGAAAAAGATTTTAAAGAGTACTTGTTGAAATTTGAGATAGATATTAATCTAAAGTTTGGCGCTTCTTCTTACGGCCAAAGAAAAAAGAGTATTATTGCTTTTTCTTTGGCTACAGATGTTCCTATTTTGATATTTGATGAGCCAACAAATGGTCTTGATATTGCTTCAAAGAATGTTTTTAGAGATATTATAAGTAATGTAAAAAATAAAATAGTTTTTGTTACAGGGCATAATGTTAGAGATTTGGTAGATATTGTAGATCATTTAACCATTATTGGTAATAATAATATTCTTTTTTCGAATTCAGTTTCTTATATTAATAATAACTATAAAGTTAAGATTGTAGATAAATTAGAAGGGGAAGAGCTTTATTATGAAAAAGTAAAAGGTGGATTTAAGGTGCTTTATTTTGAGAGTGGGTTTTGTGATGGTAATGTTGACCTTGAGTTTTTCTTTTTATATATCACTAGCAATAAATTAAAGGATTTAGTTAATGTTTAG
- a CDS encoding ABC transporter permease has product MFDHYKPIHDLLKDVFYLSLPVSTLERYLFVLVKFLFILPLFLSICCYTSLNLTMLLDKNFFMGNQINYLSLYFVFSFFKETYVIYFVGFPIFLLSRIIFKNYPFFRAIVIGSLSFTLLVVFFYFVIFFVNTYLFKVGNDFGGWGEYYFIKFICMLFAGFIYFCAYFILKNLGNLNTKFNLSILAGFISFFAALFFFLLAFLTIFVYIFRF; this is encoded by the coding sequence ATGTTTGATCATTATAAGCCGATTCATGATTTGCTTAAAGATGTATTTTATTTATCTCTGCCTGTTTCTACTCTAGAGAGATATTTGTTTGTTTTGGTTAAATTTTTATTTATTTTACCTTTGTTTTTAAGTATTTGTTGTTATACAAGTTTAAATTTAACTATGTTATTGGATAAGAATTTTTTTATGGGAAATCAAATAAATTATCTTTCCTTATATTTTGTTTTTTCATTTTTTAAAGAGACTTATGTTATCTATTTCGTTGGATTTCCTATATTTTTGTTATCTAGAATTATATTTAAAAATTATCCTTTTTTTAGAGCTATTGTCATTGGAAGCTTGTCTTTCACATTATTGGTTGTCTTTTTTTATTTTGTTATATTTTTTGTTAATACCTATTTATTTAAAGTTGGGAACGATTTTGGTGGTTGGGGTGAGTATTATTTTATTAAATTTATTTGTATGCTTTTTGCAGGATTTATTTATTTTTGTGCATATTTCATTCTTAAAAATTTAGGAAACTTAAATACTAAATTTAATTTGAGCATTTTAGCGGGATTCATATCTTTTTTTGCAGCGTTGTTCTTTTTTTTGTTGGCATTTTTAACTATTTTTGTGTACATATTTCGTTTTTAA
- the pyrG gene encoding glutamine hydrolyzing CTP synthase has protein sequence MIDNLKILVVTGGVISGIGKGVTSASIARLFKDNLKITPIKCDGYLNTDPGTINPVEHGEVFVLDDGGEVDMDFGHYERFLNLNSKSNWNITMGKIYKNILENERQGKYLGRTVQLIPHVTDEIRETIFKIAKEESSELLVIEIGGTVGDMENILFIETMRQIRYEIGSDNIAFVHLTYIPSPVGINEQKSKPTQQSVKTLNKAGIFPDLIIARSSQLLTKQMRQKIAMFCNVDTSSIIDNTDVSTIYEIPISFYKQGLHEILGSKLKINVKPKVDGLERLVGIIKRNLVSPQRIVNIAICGKYTELGDSYASIFESLTHVSANLDILVKTTVIDSTNFDEGMLKGIDGIVVPGGFGGRGYAGKIRAIKYARENDIPFLGICLGMQLAVIEFARNVCGIFNADTEETLSEGNSICSSITPVIHLLPEQKELKDKGATMRLGGYPVLLKKDTLAFKLYGSKMIVERFRHRYEVNNDYLDSFNNHGLVVSGFSEDFRIVKIMEIPKNKFFVACQFHPELITKLENPSKLFVGLVKACL, from the coding sequence ATGATAGATAATTTAAAAATTTTGGTGGTAACAGGTGGTGTGATTTCTGGAATAGGTAAAGGAGTTACATCTGCAAGTATTGCACGGTTATTTAAGGATAATTTGAAGATAACACCAATTAAATGCGATGGTTATCTAAATACTGACCCTGGTACTATAAATCCTGTTGAGCATGGAGAGGTTTTTGTTCTTGATGATGGTGGAGAGGTTGACATGGATTTTGGTCATTATGAAAGGTTTTTAAATCTGAATTCTAAGTCTAATTGGAATATTACTATGGGTAAGATATATAAGAATATTCTTGAAAATGAGAGGCAGGGGAAATATTTAGGGAGAACTGTACAGCTTATTCCTCATGTTACTGATGAGATTAGGGAGACAATTTTTAAAATTGCCAAAGAAGAGAGCAGTGAACTTTTAGTAATTGAGATTGGTGGTACTGTAGGGGATATGGAAAATATTTTGTTTATTGAAACAATGAGACAGATAAGATATGAGATTGGGAGTGATAATATTGCTTTTGTGCACTTAACTTATATTCCAAGTCCTGTTGGAATAAATGAGCAAAAATCTAAGCCTACTCAGCAGAGTGTAAAGACTTTAAATAAAGCTGGAATTTTTCCAGATTTAATTATCGCAAGAAGTTCTCAACTCTTAACAAAACAGATGAGACAAAAAATAGCAATGTTTTGTAATGTTGATACTTCATCCATTATTGATAATACTGATGTTTCAACTATTTATGAAATACCCATATCTTTTTATAAACAGGGATTACACGAAATTTTGGGTTCAAAGTTAAAAATAAATGTTAAGCCCAAGGTGGATGGGCTTGAACGATTAGTAGGTATAATAAAGAGGAATCTTGTCTCTCCTCAAAGGATTGTAAATATTGCTATTTGTGGTAAATACACTGAGCTTGGTGATTCTTATGCATCAATATTTGAGTCTTTAACACATGTGTCTGCTAATTTAGATATTTTAGTTAAAACAACTGTAATTGATAGTACTAATTTTGATGAAGGGATGTTAAAGGGTATAGATGGTATAGTAGTGCCTGGTGGATTTGGGGGGAGAGGATATGCAGGTAAAATTCGTGCAATTAAATATGCTCGTGAGAATGATATTCCTTTCCTTGGTATTTGTCTTGGCATGCAACTTGCAGTAATTGAGTTTGCGCGTAATGTTTGTGGAATATTTAATGCTGATACTGAAGAGACTTTATCTGAAGGTAATTCTATATGCAGTTCTATAACCCCTGTTATTCACTTATTGCCTGAGCAAAAGGAGCTTAAAGATAAGGGTGCTACAATGCGACTTGGAGGCTATCCTGTTTTATTAAAGAAAGATACACTTGCTTTTAAACTTTATGGAAGTAAGATGATCGTTGAAAGATTTAGGCATAGGTATGAAGTTAATAATGATTATCTTGATTCGTTTAATAATCATGGACTTGTTGTGTCTGGATTTTCTGAAGATTTTCGGATAGTGAAAATAATGGAAATACCAAAGAATAAGTTTTTTGTGGCTTGTCAATTTCATCCTGAGCTTATTACAAAATTGGAAAATCCGTCTAAGCTTTTTGTAGGTTTAGTAAAAGCATGTCTTTGA
- a CDS encoding methyl-accepting chemotaxis protein, which translates to MYKFSFFGKKKSDMSNSFKDKSLKDIEDDNQSLNMCEYKVPVKEVIQGFYHARSSISNVLVRIEFLYKNLFFNFENIYKLFESLIEKANNARSQVSVIFEDIEKNNEEKLNRVSAVIVGVQGSLETINSFLGATNMISLNAKLEAARAKEYGKGFSVVADEIKRLSDQAKSVMSMISVKEIEQVSKDLISKNIKELQLDIDNFFSNLIGELISIGNLFKHFVSQQNEFSTLISELENVEASISYLARNCDSLSSSEIFMYSNDEFLKELEFSIAEQMSWMSIVRAIVENQKSMPIQTDPMKHGFGLFYKGLIPREFKVRAVWEDIYSCYLNIHKLVVEIVKVFAQDSSDDIDLRRAKDFLVQAEGLSDEIISKLESVKKIVVECENQGISIFA; encoded by the coding sequence ATGTATAAATTTTCATTTTTTGGTAAGAAAAAATCAGATATGTCTAATTCATTTAAGGACAAATCTTTGAAAGATATAGAAGATGATAATCAATCTTTAAATATGTGTGAATATAAGGTGCCTGTTAAGGAGGTGATACAAGGATTTTATCATGCTAGGTCTTCTATTAGTAATGTATTAGTTCGTATTGAATTTTTATATAAAAACTTATTCTTTAACTTTGAGAATATTTATAAGCTCTTTGAATCGCTTATCGAGAAGGCAAATAATGCTCGTAGTCAAGTGAGTGTTATTTTTGAAGATATTGAGAAGAATAATGAAGAAAAATTGAATAGGGTTAGTGCTGTTATTGTAGGTGTACAAGGAAGTTTGGAGACTATCAATAGTTTTTTAGGTGCAACTAATATGATTTCTCTTAATGCTAAGCTTGAAGCAGCAAGAGCAAAAGAGTATGGGAAAGGTTTTTCTGTTGTTGCTGATGAGATTAAACGGCTCTCAGATCAGGCAAAGAGTGTTATGAGTATGATTTCTGTTAAGGAAATTGAACAAGTATCTAAGGATTTAATTTCTAAAAATATTAAGGAGTTGCAATTAGATATTGATAATTTTTTCTCAAATTTAATTGGAGAGCTTATCTCTATTGGAAATTTATTTAAACATTTTGTTAGTCAGCAAAATGAATTTTCAACGTTAATTAGTGAGCTTGAGAATGTTGAGGCTAGTATTTCTTATTTAGCAAGAAATTGTGATTCTTTGTCTAGTTCTGAAATTTTTATGTATTCTAATGATGAATTTTTAAAAGAATTGGAATTTAGCATTGCAGAACAGATGTCTTGGATGAGTATCGTAAGAGCAATTGTTGAAAATCAAAAGAGCATGCCCATTCAAACTGATCCTATGAAACATGGATTTGGATTGTTTTATAAGGGACTTATTCCAAGGGAGTTCAAAGTTAGAGCAGTTTGGGAAGATATTTATTCTTGTTATTTAAATATTCATAAACTTGTTGTTGAGATAGTAAAAGTATTTGCACAAGATAGTTCTGATGATATCGATTTGAGGCGTGCAAAGGATTTTTTGGTACAAGCTGAAGGTTTATCAGATGAAATTATTAGTAAACTTGAATCTGTTAAAAAAATAGTGGTTGAATGTGAAAATCAGGGTATTAGTATTTTTGCATGA